The Candidatus Palauibacter polyketidifaciens genome contains the following window.
CCTCGGCCGCGAAAGCGCCGTGATCGCGCTCTCGGACTTCTCCGTCGCCTTCGTCGCGGGGCTCGTCGTCTTTCCGATCGTCTTCGGACTCGGGCTTTCGGAGGACGTGGGGGAGAGCACGCTGGGCGTCCTGTTCATCTCGCTCCCGAGCGCCTTCGCGCAGATGGAGGCGCTGGGCCGGGTCGTGGGTACGCTGTTCTTCGTCGCCGTGATCGTGGCGGCGATCACCTCGGCGGTCTCCCTGCTGGAGGTGGCGGCCTCGATCCTCATCGACGAACGGGGCTGGACGCGCCGCCGGGCAACGCTGACGTCGGGCTTCCTGATCGCGGCGATCGGGATCGCACCGGCGCTCTCCCTCGGTGCACTGGGAATCATGGATCAGGTGGCGGCGGAACTCCTCACGGTGCTCGGCGTACTCGCCATCGCGGTGCTCGTCGGATGGGTGATGAAGCAGCCGGAGGAGGAACTCCGGATCGGGGCTTCGCCCCGGTTCGCGCGGCTGATCCCGACGGCGCGCTTCCTGATTCGCTACGTGGCGCCGCCTCTGCTGGCGTACGTGAGCTGGATCGCGCTGCGGCAGACGATCCGCGTGATCGCGGGCTAGTGTAGTGTCGCAGGAATCCTGCGGCCATTCGAGCGCCGCTGCATCCGTCCCCGCTGCGTTGCTCCTCCTCGCAATAGCGCTGCTATTACTCGTCGGAGCGTCTTGCGGGACCCGGCGCCCCGGCGCTCTCGGTGACTCGCAGATTCCTGCGACAATACACTAGAACTCCGGAGCGAGACGTGCCGAACCTGGATCGACTCAGAGACGAACTCGCGCGCATCGATCGCGAGTTGCTCGAACTCGTAGCGCGGCGGCAGGCGGTCTCCGCGAAGGTCGGGGAGCGAAAGCGCGCCTCGCAGACGCCCCCGCGCGACTACCGGCAGGAAAAGGTCGTCATCGAGCGGGCCCGCGCCGCCGCGAGCGACCTCGGCCTCCCGCCGCGCCTGGCCGAGGACCTCGTCCTTTCGCTGATCCGTTCGTCGCTCACCGTGCAGGAACGGGGCAGCGTGGCGGCGGCCGCCAGAGGAGGCGGGAAACGCGCTCTCGTCATCGGCGGCTCGGGGAAGATGGGCGAGTGGTTCGTCCGCTTCCTCTCCTCCCAGGGGTTCGAGGTAGAGAACGCCGACCCTGACGGGGGGGATCACGCGGATTGGGCGACGACGTCGCTGGACCACGACCTGATCGTCGTGGCGACGCCGATGGTCATCGCCAACGAGATCCTCGAACGGCTGGCGGAGATTGGACCGCCGGGCCTCGTGTTCGATATCGGTTCGCTCAAGAGTCCGGTGCGCTCCGGTCTGATGGCGCTGGCGGAGGCCGGGGTCCGCGTCACCTCCGTCCATCCCATGTTCGGTCCCGACACCGAACTCCTTTCAGGGGAACACGTGATCTTCGTGGACGTGGGCCGTGCCGACGCGACGGAAGGCGCGGAAGCGCTCTTCGCCTCGACGATGGCGACGCGGGTGCGCATGGACCTGGAGAGCCACGACCGCGTCATGGGGTTCGTGCTGGGGCTCTCGCACGCCCTCAACATCACCTTCTTCACGGCGCTGGCTCGCTCCGGCGAAACGACGCCGCGTCTGGCGGACGTGTCGAGCACGACGTTCGAAGCCCAGCTGGACGTGGCGCGCGCGCTGGCCGGCGAGAACCCGCACATGTACTTCGAGATTCAGTCGCTGAACGAGTACGGGGACGTCGCGCTGAAGGAACTCGTGGCGGCGGCGGAGCGGGTGCGAGACGCCGTCGAAGCGGGGGATGAGGACGCCTTCGTCGCCCTGATGTCCGCCGGTCGCGACTACCTGGAGTCCCGCGGCTCCCCCGAATAGGACGGGCGGGTGGTCCGGCGCGGTTCGACTGGCGTTCGGACATTGATAATCCCTATCTTGCACAGGCTGGATGCGGGGAGGGGATCGTGCGTCCAAACGCCGCGCCGCGTCGCGGTGTTTGCCCGGTTGCATTCGGGCGACAGCCGGTGAGGTCCACATGAAGAAGTTTGCGATCGCGGCTCTGGGAACGGCGGTGCTGTATCTCGCCGTCACGGGCAAGGATGCACCGCTGGGTGCGCCCTCGCACGCCCTTGCGGTTGCGCCCGCCCCGGACACGCTCGCGCACTCGGTCATCCAGACGGTGTGCACCCGCTGCCACAACGACTCGCGCAGGGCGGGCAATCGCTCCTTCCTCGAGTTCGACGCCGCCGAGCCGCAGGCCGACCCCGAGACCGCCGAGCAGATGATCCGGAAGCTCCGGGCAGGCATGATGCCGCCGCCCGGCGTGCGGCGCCCGGACGAGGCGACGCTGACGGCAGTCGTCGAGGAACTCGAGACGCGCATGGACGGGGCCGCGCGTGCGAACCCGAACCCGGGGACGCGGACCTTCCAGCGCCTCAACCGCGCGGAATACCGGCGCGCGGTTCAGGATCTGCTCGACCTCGACGTCGACATGGAGGCGTTCCTCCCGACCGAGACGATCAGCGACAACTTCGACAACATCGCCGACGTCCAGATGATGTCCGCGACGCTGATGGAAGGCTATCTGCGGGCGGCGAGCGAGATCAGCCGCATGGCGGTCGGCGATCCGGAGGCGGGCCCGCGCCAGGTCACCTACAAGGTGCCGAAGACGGCGTCGCAGGCGGTCCGCGCCGAGGGCGCGCCCTTCGGGACGCGGGGCGGGATCTCCGTCATCCACGTCTTCCCCGCCGACGGGGAGTACGTGTTCAAGATGGACATGCACCCCGGCCCGACGGGGTTCCTGTACGGGATGACCGCTCCGGATGAGAAGATCGAGGTCTCGGTCGACGGCGCGCGCGTGGCGCTGCTCGAGATCGATCCGTTCATGTCGGAGTCCGATCCGCAGGGGATGGTCATCGAGACGGAGCCGATCCACGTGCGGGCGGGGCCGCAGCGGGTGACGGCGGCCTTCCTGCTCAACGCGGAGGGTCCGGACAACGACCTCATCAAGCCGATCGACTACAAGCTGGCCGACTCGAACATCGGCAGCGCCTACGGCGTGACGACGCTCCCGCACCTGCGCGACTTCCTCGTCACGGGTCCGTTCGCGGTCACCGGCATCTCGGAGACGCCGAGCCGCAAGCGGATCTTCTCCTGCCGGCCCACGGCGCCCGACGAGGAGCGGCCCTGTGCGCGGCACATCATCAGGACGCTGGCGGCCACGGCCTATCGCCGGCCGCTGGAGACGGACGATGTCGAAGACCTCATGGTGTTCTTCGATCTCGGCGTCGAGGAGGGCGGCTTCGAAGTCGGCATCCGCACCGCGCTCCAGGCGGTCCTCGCGAGCCCGCACTTCGTCTTCCGTCTCGAGGAGATGCCGGCGGACGTGGCTCCCGGAGACATCTACCGTCTGAGCGACATCGACCTCGCCACGCGGCTCTCGTACTTCCTGTGGGGCACGCACCCGGACGACGAACTCGTGGAGATGGCCGACGCGGGCCGCCTGTCGGACCCGGCGGTGCTGGAGGCCCAGGCGCGACGCATGCTCGACGACCCGCGGTCGGAGGCCATGGCGACGCGCTTCGCCTACCAGTGGTTCCGCCTGCAGGACCTGGAGAAGATCCACCCGGACGCGCTGCTCTATCCGTACTGGGACCACCGGCTCGTCGAGGCGATGCTGCAGGAGACGCAACTCTTCTTCGAGCATCTCCTGCGTTCGGACGCTTCATTCTTCGAACTGCTCACCGCGGACTACACGTTCGTGAACGAGCGTCTCGCGCGACACTACGGGATTCCGGACGTGACCGGGGAGGAGTTCCGCCGGGTCGGGATCCCCGACGAGGCGCGACGCGGACTGCTGGGTCACGGGAGCATCCTCACGCTGACCTCGCACGCGGACCGCACCTCGCCGGTCCTCCGCGGGAAGTGGGTGATGGAGGTCCTGCTCGGGACGCCGCCACCGCCTCCTCCTCCGGACGTGCCCGACCTCGAGGCGACGGACGAGGCGGAGGATGGGCGCTTCCTGACCGTGCGCGAACGGCTCGAGATGCACCGCTCGAATCCGGCCTGCCGGTCGTGTCACCGGGTGATCGACCCGATCGGCCTCGCGCTGGAGAACTTCGACGTGACCGGCGCGTGGCGGATCAAGGACCAGGGCCGGACGGTGGACACGTCGGGCGAACTCTACGATGGGACCCCGATCCTGAGCGCGATGGATCTGAGGGCCGCGCTTCTTGATCGCGAGGACTCGCTCGTCCGGACGTTCATCGAGAATCTCATGGCCTACGCTCTGGGCCGCCGGATCGAACACTACGACATGCCCACGGTGCGGGAGATCGCGCGCGTGGCGGAGGCCGATGACTATCGGATGACATCGTTCATCATGGAGGTCGTGAAGAGCGCGCCCTTCCAGATGAGCGCCGTCGAGATGGTAGCCGAAGAAGATATCGACGCAGGCGGCGGGCACTGAGGGAGCCGCCCGGCGGACAGATCAGGAGGAGTGAGCATGGAACTCATCACAGGTAAGCACATCTCCCGCCGCATGGCCCTGAAGGGCGTGGGGGCGACGGTGGCGCTGCCGTTCCTCGATGCGATGCTGCCGGCCGGCCGGCTGTGGGCCTCGACGAAGTCGCTCACGGACGTGAAGCGGTTCGTGGCCATCGAGATGGTGCACGGCGCCGCCGGCTGCAACGAATGGGGTGCGTCGCAGTTCATGTGGTCGCCCGAGAAGGTGGGGCGCGACTTCGACCTCACGCCGAGCAGCCTGAGCCCGCTCGAACCGTGGCGAGACTATCTGACGATCATCTCGAACACGGACATCGAGAACGCGGAGGCGAAGACGGCGAAGGAGATCGGCGGCGACCACTTCCGCTCCAGCGCCACCTTCCTCACGCAGGCGCACGCGAAGCAGACCGAGGGCTCCGACGTATTCGTCGGCACCTCGATGGACCAGCACTACGCGCAGCGTTTCGGACAGGACACGCCGATCCCCTCCATGCAGCTCTGCATCGAGAACGTGGACCAGGCCGGCGGGTGCGCGTACGGCTACGCCTGCGTTTACACCGACACGATCAGCTGGGCGTCGCCCACGGAGCCGCTGCCCATGATCCGCGACCCGCGGGCCGCGTTCGACCAGTTGTTCGGGGCCGGGGGCACGGCGGAAGACCGGGCTCAGCGCCGGCGCACCGACCGCAGCATCCTCGACTGGATCATGGGAGAGGTCAGCGGCCTCAAGCGCGCGGTGGGGGCCACGGACCAGCGGCGGCTGGATCAGTATCTCGACAACATCCGCGAGATCGAGCGGCGCATCGAGCGCATCGAGGCGCACAACACGAGCGGCGAGACGCGCGAGATTCCCGAGGCGCCGCCGGGCGTGCCGGATGACTTCGCCGAGCACGTTCGCCTCATGTTCGACCTGCAGGCACTGGCTTTCCAGTCGGACCTCACGCGGGTGTTCTCGTTCAAGCTGGGCCGCGACGGGTCGGGCCGCGTGTATCCGGGCAGCGGCGTGGACGCCGGCTTCCACCCGGCCTCGCACCACGGCGGCCGGGAGGAGCGGGTGATCGACTACGAGAAGATCAACCGCTACCACGTGAGCATGGTCCCGTACCTGCTCGAGAAGCTGGCCAGCATCGAGGAGCCCGACGGGAACCTGCTCGACAAGAGCATGATCCTGTACGGCTCGCCGATGGGCGACTCGAACCTGCACAACCACAAGCGTTGCCCGCTGTTCGTGGTCGGGAAGGCCGGCGGCGAACTTGAAGGCAACATGCACATCAAGGCGCCGGACGGGACGCCGATGGCCAACGTGATGCTGAGTCTGATGCACAAGCTCGGCCTGGAGGACATGGAGAGTTTCGGCGACAGCACCGGCGACTTCTCGTTCTCGGCGGTCGCGCAGGACTGAGCCGCAGGGTCGGTCAGGGGGTCGGAGGCAGATCGATGTTGAAGAGAATCGGCAAGGCCGGTCTTCGGGCCGGGGCCCTCGTCGCGCTCTGCGCGACCACTTTGTGGGCGGCCGCCGCGATGGACGCCCCCGTCGCGGAGGCGGCGGCGCGGGGAGACCTCGAGTCCGTGCGGACGCTCCTCCGCGACGGAGCGGATGTGAACGCGGCCCAGGGCGACGGAATGACCGCGCTGCACTGGGCGGCCCTGCACGGCGACGCGGAGATGGTGTCCGTGCTCGTCTACGCGGGGGCCAACGCCGCGTCGACCACGCGCCTCGGCGCCTACACGCCGCTCCACCTCGCGAGCCGGGACGGTCGGGCCGACGCGGTCACCCTCCTGCTCGAAGCCGGAAGCGATGCCAACGCGCTGACGACGACGGGCGCTACGCCGCTCCACCTGGCGGCTGCCGGCGGGGACGTGCCGACCCTCACGAGCCTGCTCGGGGCCGGAGCCGAGGTCGACGCGCGAGAGAACTCGAACGGGCAGACGCCACTCATCTTCGCGGCTGCCGCCGGCCGTCTCGAGGCTGTGCAAACCCTGATCGCGCACGGCGCGGACGTGTCGGTTGCGTCCCGCGTCCTGGACTTCGTCGAGAAGGCGCGCACCGACAGCGAGGCCCGGGGCCGTCGCCGGGAGGTTCTCACGGCGATTCGAAAGGCCGAAGCGGAGGCGCGCGGCGAGACCGTGGTGGCCGGCATCACCCGTACGGACACACCGTCCGGGCAGGAGCCGACCCGGCGCGAAGCCGCCGACCGAGCGGATCGGGACCAGACGGGCACGGCCCCCGCGACGGGTCAGGGTGCGGGTGCCAATCCCGGCCAGGAGACGCCGCCGCCGGAGTCCGAGGCCGCGCAGGGCGAGGATCCCCCCGAGCCCGCGGAAGAACCCGAGGAGGCTGAGGAAGCTGAGGAGGCCGCGGCCGAAGAAGA
Protein-coding sequences here:
- a CDS encoding prephenate dehydrogenase/arogenate dehydrogenase family protein; translation: MPNLDRLRDELARIDRELLELVARRQAVSAKVGERKRASQTPPRDYRQEKVVIERARAAASDLGLPPRLAEDLVLSLIRSSLTVQERGSVAAAARGGGKRALVIGGSGKMGEWFVRFLSSQGFEVENADPDGGDHADWATTSLDHDLIVVATPMVIANEILERLAEIGPPGLVFDIGSLKSPVRSGLMALAEAGVRVTSVHPMFGPDTELLSGEHVIFVDVGRADATEGAEALFASTMATRVRMDLESHDRVMGFVLGLSHALNITFFTALARSGETTPRLADVSSTTFEAQLDVARALAGENPHMYFEIQSLNEYGDVALKELVAAAERVRDAVEAGDEDAFVALMSAGRDYLESRGSPE
- a CDS encoding DUF1592 domain-containing protein, with product MKKFAIAALGTAVLYLAVTGKDAPLGAPSHALAVAPAPDTLAHSVIQTVCTRCHNDSRRAGNRSFLEFDAAEPQADPETAEQMIRKLRAGMMPPPGVRRPDEATLTAVVEELETRMDGAARANPNPGTRTFQRLNRAEYRRAVQDLLDLDVDMEAFLPTETISDNFDNIADVQMMSATLMEGYLRAASEISRMAVGDPEAGPRQVTYKVPKTASQAVRAEGAPFGTRGGISVIHVFPADGEYVFKMDMHPGPTGFLYGMTAPDEKIEVSVDGARVALLEIDPFMSESDPQGMVIETEPIHVRAGPQRVTAAFLLNAEGPDNDLIKPIDYKLADSNIGSAYGVTTLPHLRDFLVTGPFAVTGISETPSRKRIFSCRPTAPDEERPCARHIIRTLAATAYRRPLETDDVEDLMVFFDLGVEEGGFEVGIRTALQAVLASPHFVFRLEEMPADVAPGDIYRLSDIDLATRLSYFLWGTHPDDELVEMADAGRLSDPAVLEAQARRMLDDPRSEAMATRFAYQWFRLQDLEKIHPDALLYPYWDHRLVEAMLQETQLFFEHLLRSDASFFELLTADYTFVNERLARHYGIPDVTGEEFRRVGIPDEARRGLLGHGSILTLTSHADRTSPVLRGKWVMEVLLGTPPPPPPPDVPDLEATDEAEDGRFLTVRERLEMHRSNPACRSCHRVIDPIGLALENFDVTGAWRIKDQGRTVDTSGELYDGTPILSAMDLRAALLDREDSLVRTFIENLMAYALGRRIEHYDMPTVREIARVAEADDYRMTSFIMEVVKSAPFQMSAVEMVAEEDIDAGGGH
- a CDS encoding DUF1552 domain-containing protein codes for the protein MELITGKHISRRMALKGVGATVALPFLDAMLPAGRLWASTKSLTDVKRFVAIEMVHGAAGCNEWGASQFMWSPEKVGRDFDLTPSSLSPLEPWRDYLTIISNTDIENAEAKTAKEIGGDHFRSSATFLTQAHAKQTEGSDVFVGTSMDQHYAQRFGQDTPIPSMQLCIENVDQAGGCAYGYACVYTDTISWASPTEPLPMIRDPRAAFDQLFGAGGTAEDRAQRRRTDRSILDWIMGEVSGLKRAVGATDQRRLDQYLDNIREIERRIERIEAHNTSGETREIPEAPPGVPDDFAEHVRLMFDLQALAFQSDLTRVFSFKLGRDGSGRVYPGSGVDAGFHPASHHGGREERVIDYEKINRYHVSMVPYLLEKLASIEEPDGNLLDKSMILYGSPMGDSNLHNHKRCPLFVVGKAGGELEGNMHIKAPDGTPMANVMLSLMHKLGLEDMESFGDSTGDFSFSAVAQD